In the Enterococcus rotai genome, CCTTTTTGAAGCCTGATTTGTTCGCTCGTTTCGCTGTTGATGATGAAACGGAAGACTTCGTATATTATGAATTAGATCAAGCAACGCAAGCACCGTCACGAGTCGTTAGGAAGTGTAAACAGTTTTTAGCTTACTATAAATCTGGCATTGAACAGCGAGTAAACGGCGTTTTACCTTGGGTAGTCTGGATAACGCCAATTAAAAAACGACGAGAACAGTTAACTCGATATATTCATGAAGCTATCCCAAACGCCGAGCGGATTTTCAGAATAATTACAATGGAGGAATTAGAAACGTTGACCTTTGACACTAATAAGGAGGAGGATTAAAAACGAAAACCAAGACAAGAATATTAAGCCTAAAAAAGTGCCTCTGTCTTCTAATTTACCAGAAAAAATCACTAAAATTGAAGTTGGTGAAACGACTGTATTTATAACCTTTAACAAAGACGGCGAGAGCTTAGAAACCTTGTTATTTAGGCACTTTAAAGGTGTGAATGATAGTGAAAAATAGCTTGCAATATGGTAAAATAGACATGTGGGCAAGATTTGAGGAGGACCTATAAATGGAACAACTTGAAACTGCTTATAATCGAACATTGACAACTAGAAAAGTGTGGAAAGTCGCAATTTACTTGCGACTTTCTCAAGAAGACGGCAAAGAAGAAAGCCAAAGCATATCCAATCAGCGTAAAATCATCTTAGATTATCTAGATAATCGGTTTTCTGGTGAATATGAAATCATTGATACTTATATTGATGATGGTATTAGTGGGATTACAGCAATTCATCGACCTGAATTTTTACGCATGACAACAGATATTACTAAAGGACGAATTGATACAGTAATTTGTAAAAGTTTATCTCGTGCCTTTCGTAATTCTGGCGACCAAGCCGAATATCTAAGAGTTTTCTTTCCTCAACACAAAACTCGTTTTATCACGACTGACACGCCACACATTGACACTTACTTGAATCCTAAACAGGCTTTCGCTATGGATGTTAGTTTTTACGGTGCCTTTAATGAAAGTTATCCGCTAATGATTTCAGAAGAGATCAATAAAACATTTAAGTCTATGCGTGAGGATGGCAAGTTTACTGGTGGATTTGCCCCATATGGATATACCAAGGGTGACACTGAGGAAACTCGTCATAAACTATTTATTGATGAAGAAGCGGCCGAAACTGTTAGAAAGATTTTTAACTGGTTTGTCTATGATGGTATGCGAATGCGAACAATCACCGAAAAACTCAACTCTTTAGGAGTACCTAACCCAACGACTTATAAACGCATTAAAGGAACAAAGTATAAAGGTAGATTTCCAATGAATGACGGTTTATGGAATATCACGACAGTTGGCGCTATCCTTAGTCATGAAGTATATATCGGAAACATGGTTCAAGGTAGGTATAAAACAATTAGCCCTGTATTAAAGAAAAGCGAGCAAGTTCCTAAAGAAGAATGGGTTATCGTAAAAAACACCCATGAGCCGATTATTTCAGATGAATTGTTTGAGAAAGCTCAAAGCTTACGAGTTGTTCGGCACCGTACGCCTAAAAATAGGAAATCTGTCGATTTGTTTTCTGGGTTTTTAAAGTGTGCAGATTGCAAAATGACAATGGTTTTTAGGCAAAACACCTATATAACTAAAAAAGGTGAAAGAGCTAGCCCTTGTTACCTCTGCTCAACATATGTAATGAGATCAAAAATAGCTTGCTCTAACCACTATATCAATCAGAAAAGCTTGAAACAGGTGGTTTTAAAGGCTATTCAAAATCAAATTGAAACAGTTTGTAATCTAGAGCAACTACTTGACCAAGCTCAACGCGGAAAAATTGCAAAGACCGAACAGAATCGCCTTGATAAAACGTTAAGAATTAAACTGAATGAATTGAGTAAGATGGAGAAAATCGCAGATAATCTGTATATTGACTGGAAAAGTGAGGTTTTAACCAAAAGTGAGTATATCCGCATGAAGTCGTCTTTTGAAGAGAAAATTTCACACTTGAAGCAAGTTATAGAGACTATTAAATATGAACTTGAAGATCGAAAAAATAAGGCTGATGAAATCACACCCTATTTAGAAACCTTTCGAGAACACAAAAATGTGACAGAACTCAATCGAGCAATTTTACTTGATTTAGTAGAGAGAATTTATGTTCATGCGGATAAAAGTATTACAATTGAATTTAAGTTTGCGAATACCTACAATAAAATTGTTGAATCTGTCTAAAAAGAATAGACTAATAATGGCGAGCATTTCGCTATTATTAGTCTTTATGATAAGTTACCATATGGTAAGCTTTATGAAAATAAATTTGCTTCAAAAAGGAGAAAAAATGAACTTAACTGTTTTGGTAGATAATAATGTCTATATCGATCACTATTACTTAGGAGAACCCGCTTTATCTTTTTATCTAGAAGATGGTGACGAAAAAATTCTCTTTGACACAGGTTACAGTGATGTTTTTATAAAAAATGCAGACTTGCTTTCTATTGACCTGAGCCAAGTTACAAAGTTAGCGTTATCTCATGGTCACAACGATCACACTGGTGGTTTGAAACTAATTTCTAGCATTTTTACAAAAGAGAAACCACAAATCATTGCCCACCCGCTCACTTTTTTTCCTAAAAAAGAAGAAGAATTAGTTATCGGTTCAGCTGTGACTAAAGAAGAACTCAAAGAAAACTATGAGCTGGTGCTTACAAAAGATCCAGTTAAACTTTCACCTAATATTACATTTTTAGGGGAGATACCTGAACTAGTAGATTTTGAGCCACGTAAACAAGTAGGCGAAACAAAATTATCCGATCATTTTACACCTGACTATGTGCTAGACGACTCTGCCTTGGTCTATGAAGGTCATGATGGTCTTTATATTATCACTGGTTGTTCTCACAGTGGTATTAGTAATATTTGTGAGTACGCCAAGCAAGTTACCGGTATCCAGACGATTAAGAGTATTATTGGCGGGTTCCACTTATTTGAGGAGGATCAACAGTTAGACAAAACGATTGACTATTTTGAAAAAAATCAAATTACTACGCTCTATCCTTGTCACTGTGTTTCCTTTCAAGCCAAAGCTAAACTTCATTATCATATACCAATCGAGGAAGTTGGCGTTGGTCTGCAGCTTGAATGGCATTAAAAAAAAGGTAAGATCACATTTAAACGATCTTACCTTCTTTTTATTATAACTCTCTTGGGGAAGAGAAGCGGATCACATCTTAAGCATTTTCTTCAATCACTAAGTTACTATCATTTAATACGTCACGATCTAATTCTTTGATTCGAGAACTTGTCACGATACCAGCTACCATACTGTCACTAACGTTAACAGCAGTTCTTGCCATATCGATCAATGGTTCTACAGAAATAACTAAACCAACGATTGCGACCGGTAAATTCATAGCACCTAAAACGATCAATGAAGCAAATGTTGCTCCACCGCCAACACCAGCTACACCAAATGAGCTGATTGTGACGATTGCAACTAACATTAATATAAATTCTAAACTAAAGACATTGATTCCCACAGTTGGTGCAACGATTGTCGCCAACATCGCAGGATAAACTCCAGCACAGCCGTTTTGACCAATGGATAAGCCAAAACTTGCAGCAAAGTTTGCTGTTGCATCATCAACACCTAAGGCTTTGGTTTGTGTTTCAATATTTAAAGGCAATGCTCCAGCACTTGATCTTGATGTAAAAGCAAAACTCAAAACTGGGAATGATTTTTTCAAATAATTCACCGGGTTTACTTTCACCGCCACTAAAATCAATAAGTGAACGAGCATTACAATAATCAACGCAGTATAGGAAGCTAGCACAAATTTTCCTAAGTTAAGGATCGCATCAAAATCACTGGTTGCAACAACATTGGTCATCAACGCTAAAACCCCATATGGTGTTAAACGTAAAACCAAAGTCACAATACGCATTGTGATTTTATAAAGACTGTCGATCAAATTAGCAAAAAATTCTGCTTCTTTCGGTGCTTTTCTCTTCACACCTAGATAAGCAACTCCTACAAATGCAGCAAAGATTACAACACCGATCGTACTTGTTGGACGAGTGCCTGCAAAATCTGCAAACACATTTTTAGGAATAAAAGCTAAAATTTGTTGAGGAATCGATAGGTTTTCAACGGTTTCCTGTCTCGTTGCAAGTTCTGCAATTCGTGCTGTTTCTGCCGTTCCTTGCGTAAATTGTGCGCCTTGTAGCCCAAACAATAATGTTGTACCAATTCCTATCAAGGCAGCAACAGCTGTTGTGCCTAGCAATGTAGCTAATACATTGAAACTGATTTTACCTAGCTGTTTGGATTCTTTCATCTTAGTGAATGCTCCTACGATAGAAACAAAAACTAAGGGGATTACGAGCATTTGTAAAAATGCTACATATCCATTACCTACAATACCGATCCATTCCATTGCTTGCGTTGTAACTTTGTCTTGGGTACCGAATGCGAATTGAATAATTGCACCTAATACAATCCCGACACCTAATGCTGCAAAAACACGTGTAGAGAACTTATAGTGTTTTGTTTGCATACGATAAAAGACGTATAACACTGCAAGAAAAGCAAGGACCACTAAAACAGTGATGAGTGTTGTCATTTTTTTCCCTCCTAAATTTATAAGCATAGCAAATAGATTAATCCTGTAGAAAATTAGGAAATCGGCATTGAAACGATCTATGTTTCATTGACATTTTATCTATTTTCCTAAGAATTGATTTGCGCAGCTAGATGTATTAAAAGCTGAACGGGCTCGCCTTGTATCAACTGAAAAAATAGGACTGGGGTGTTTTTGCCTCATCCATATTTTTTTGTTTTCCGAGGTTGTAACTCATAAAGCTAGATAATACAAATGACAAGTACATCAAAGGAAGTAAAGGTTCCCGGGGATCATTCTTCAACGATCCCCCTAAAAATAAAAGCATTTCATTTTCAGTGATAGCTCTATTGTACCTGATTTAATAGGTCATGGGGTATTATTTTGTTTCTAGAATGATAGAAAAAAGAGTTGGTGATAGCTAAAAACTATCACCAACTCTTTTATTTTACTTTGTCGCTGTCAATATTATTCAGCAGCTGATTGAAAGTTCAATTGAATCCCTGGTTTATCCAATGCAATTTCAGTCACTTCATACGCCATACGTTGAACAATGCTGAATAATGGACTAACCAATTCATCTACTTCTTCTTGTGAGATATCTTCTTGATTTTCAATTTTATGATTGATCACATGATTGATTTGACTCACTGAACCTGATAAAACATACTCTTCAAAAACGAGACGAAACTCTAAACGAGCTGCGATAATTGAATTTTCTTTTGGATAATTTTCATCAGTTGATTCAATTGGTGAAAAGCCTACTCTAAGATCCGTTTCTACTTCTTCCATATCCTGCGTACGCATATCATAATGAAAAGCCTCTACGACTTCTTGTTGACGTTTTATTTCCATGTATTAAAATCTCCTTTTTTATGTTCAATAACTATTCGTTCACTCTATAATGAATATAGTTTATCTATGTTTTTATTATACCATACATCTTTTTATCACAAATAGTTATACTCATTTTTTCTAATCTAATTTTTAAATGAATGGATTGGTGCAGGGATTCTACCACCACGGAGAATAAAGTCTGTTGAAGCATAATCATTAACTTTCATAACGGGTGCTCTTCCTAACAAACCACCAAACTCGACCATATCACCGACTTTTGTCCCTTCAGCTGGAATGATACGGACAGCTGTTGTTTTGTGATTGATCACACCGATTGCTGCTTCGTCTGCGATCATTGCGGCAATCGTCTCAGCTGATGTTTCACCGGGAATAGCGATCATATCTAAACCAACGGAACAAATTGCCGTCATCGCTTCTAATTTTTCTAAATTCAACGCACCATTATTGACTGCA is a window encoding:
- a CDS encoding recombinase family protein; translation: MEQLETAYNRTLTTRKVWKVAIYLRLSQEDGKEESQSISNQRKIILDYLDNRFSGEYEIIDTYIDDGISGITAIHRPEFLRMTTDITKGRIDTVICKSLSRAFRNSGDQAEYLRVFFPQHKTRFITTDTPHIDTYLNPKQAFAMDVSFYGAFNESYPLMISEEINKTFKSMREDGKFTGGFAPYGYTKGDTEETRHKLFIDEEAAETVRKIFNWFVYDGMRMRTITEKLNSLGVPNPTTYKRIKGTKYKGRFPMNDGLWNITTVGAILSHEVYIGNMVQGRYKTISPVLKKSEQVPKEEWVIVKNTHEPIISDELFEKAQSLRVVRHRTPKNRKSVDLFSGFLKCADCKMTMVFRQNTYITKKGERASPCYLCSTYVMRSKIACSNHYINQKSLKQVVLKAIQNQIETVCNLEQLLDQAQRGKIAKTEQNRLDKTLRIKLNELSKMEKIADNLYIDWKSEVLTKSEYIRMKSSFEEKISHLKQVIETIKYELEDRKNKADEITPYLETFREHKNVTELNRAILLDLVERIYVHADKSITIEFKFANTYNKIVESV
- a CDS encoding MBL fold metallo-hydrolase, producing MNLTVLVDNNVYIDHYYLGEPALSFYLEDGDEKILFDTGYSDVFIKNADLLSIDLSQVTKLALSHGHNDHTGGLKLISSIFTKEKPQIIAHPLTFFPKKEEELVIGSAVTKEELKENYELVLTKDPVKLSPNITFLGEIPELVDFEPRKQVGETKLSDHFTPDYVLDDSALVYEGHDGLYIITGCSHSGISNICEYAKQVTGIQTIKSIIGGFHLFEEDQQLDKTIDYFEKNQITTLYPCHCVSFQAKAKLHYHIPIEEVGVGLQLEWH
- a CDS encoding L-cystine transporter; its protein translation is MTTLITVLVVLAFLAVLYVFYRMQTKHYKFSTRVFAALGVGIVLGAIIQFAFGTQDKVTTQAMEWIGIVGNGYVAFLQMLVIPLVFVSIVGAFTKMKESKQLGKISFNVLATLLGTTAVAALIGIGTTLLFGLQGAQFTQGTAETARIAELATRQETVENLSIPQQILAFIPKNVFADFAGTRPTSTIGVVIFAAFVGVAYLGVKRKAPKEAEFFANLIDSLYKITMRIVTLVLRLTPYGVLALMTNVVATSDFDAILNLGKFVLASYTALIIVMLVHLLILVAVKVNPVNYLKKSFPVLSFAFTSRSSAGALPLNIETQTKALGVDDATANFAASFGLSIGQNGCAGVYPAMLATIVAPTVGINVFSLEFILMLVAIVTISSFGVAGVGGGATFASLIVLGAMNLPVAIVGLVISVEPLIDMARTAVNVSDSMVAGIVTSSRIKELDRDVLNDSNLVIEENA
- a CDS encoding DUF1149 family protein, yielding MEIKRQQEVVEAFHYDMRTQDMEEVETDLRVGFSPIESTDENYPKENSIIAARLEFRLVFEEYVLSGSVSQINHVINHKIENQEDISQEEVDELVSPLFSIVQRMAYEVTEIALDKPGIQLNFQSAAE